A single window of Malus sylvestris chromosome 5, drMalSylv7.2, whole genome shotgun sequence DNA harbors:
- the LOC126621104 gene encoding uncharacterized protein LOC126621104, which translates to MEELHRAALAYYNNGDRNLQLLASNFFQSMDQNGDGIVNLAEFVTFLQQNGYGWIGRNFFYDLDRNLVGGLDFHEVLTFYYIIKTRNLWCRRCGVWLTGLYFTCVECFDGAPDNYDLCSGCYSGRGLYTTTPASWITISCSDQREDKVLVFQTSIW; encoded by the coding sequence ATGGAGGAATTACATCGGGCTGCTTTAGCATATTACAACAATGGGGACCGTAATCTTCAGCTACTAGCATCAAACTTCTTCCAATCCATGGACCAGAATGGCGACGGCATAGTCAACCTAGCCGAGTTCGTGACATTTCTCCAGCAAAACGGCTACGGTTGGATTGGCCGTAACTTCTTCTATGATCTGGATCGCAACCTTGTCGGCGGTCTGGATTTCCATGAAGTGCTCACATTTTACTACATAATTAAGACCAGGAACTTGTGGTGCAGGCGATGTGGAGTGTGGCTCACAGGGCTGTATTTTACGTGTGTCGAGTGCTTCGACGGAGCCCCCGATAACTATGATCTATGTTCTGGTTGCTACTCGGGTAGGGGTTTATACACCACCACACCTGCTTCTTGGATAACCATATCCTGCTCAGATCAAAGAGAAGACAAGGTACTGGTCTTCCAAACCTCAATCTGGTAA